Sequence from the Bremerella volcania genome:
TTCAACGAGACCATTCTCGAGAACATTCGCTACAGCCGCATGGACGCGACCGATGAAGAAGTCATCACCGCGGCCAAGCTTGCTTACGTCGATCAGTTCATCCAGACGCACATGAGCGATGGGTACAACACGCTATGTGGCGATAGTGGCTCGAACCTATCGGGCGGACAGCGGCAGCGAATCTCGATTGCCCGAGCTCTGCTGCGGGACCCCGACATCATCATCATGGACGAAGCGACCAGCCAGATTGATCTGGACAGCGAGCGTCTGATTCATGAAAGTTTGAAAAACTGCATCGCCGGGCGAACGGCCATCCTCATCACGCATCGCGCCAGCACGCTGCAATTGGCCGACCGGATCATCGTGATGAATCACGGCCAGATCGAAGCAACCGGCACGCACGAAGAGCTAATCGAGACTAGCAGCACCTACTGCCGGCTGTACGTCGAGGACGAAGCAGAGAACGCGGGAAACACCGCTGAAAAGCGTTCGGCCGCGTAACGATGAGTTTCCTGTTTTTTGAAGAAAGCGACTCCTAGGAAGTCGCTTTTTTTATTTCCAACGCACTATTTTTGCCTTGTTCACGGTAAACTGGAAGTAACCCCCTCCCGAAGATTCCCACCTTTACTGCACACCTGAGGTAAAACTCATGCGATCTCACCTTCATGCCAAGATTTTTTTGCTTCTTGCCACCATTACGCTGGCCGTGTCTCTCGGCTGCAGCAGCGAACCGCCGGATGATCGCCCTGCTCGATCGAAGGTTACTGGAACGGTCACGTTAGCGGGCTCACCCGTTGAAGATGCCCGGATCCAATTCCACGCTGCAAACAACTCGCAAGGAGCTATCGGACAAACCAAAGCAGACGGCACATTCACGCTGACGACCTATGTCGCAGGCGATGGTGCTTTGCCGGGAGACTATGTCGTTACGATCAGTAAGAAGGAAGTCGAGAGCGGGCTGAGCGAAGAAGAGAAACTGAAGATGCAGGAGATGGGACGCCCTATCCCGTCTCCCAAGACGAAAGAGCTCATGCCACGAGAATACACCAAGAGCACGTCTTCTCCGCTGAAAGTCACGGTTACGGCCGACGGAGAAAACCACTTCGACTTCGACGTGAAGTAGTCAACGTTTCGACCACAAAGACCAAACGAAAAAGGCCTCTCTATTAGTGAGAGGCCTTTTTGCTTATTAGTTTCGGATGACTGAATCATCTTATGGGATCTGAACCGATTCACCACCATCGCGGCTACCGATCGCACCCCAAACGCCGTAGGGGCTTGGGCCACTATTGACCGGAGCGGCCCCGGTATTACCGGTATCGATCGTTTCGGCCACAAAGCTCACCGAGGCGTCACCATAAGCCACCAAGACACCACCTGGGTGTTGGCTTGAGGGTGGAAGCACGGCATCGGTCGCGTTGTCGTTCCCATCGTTGCCACACGCTGGTGCATTGGGCGGAAGGACGGTGTTAAAGCCAATGTGCGAAGCCGAACCGTGATCGTAGCGGCCTGCCCAATTGGTGACCGTTGCCGAAGATACGAATTGTCGGCGATTGTTGGGATCAACGGCGTTGTAGCAGTCGTTCGGAGCCGTCATCGGGTCGTAACCAGGGGACGCAACGCCACGGCCAATCAACTGCTTGTTAGTACCGCCGTAGAGACGTTCGGAAAGCATCGCGGTGTTCGACGTCCCATCGGTGATGCTGGCGAAGGTGATCTTCGCGCCCAGGTTCCCGAAGATACCACGCGATTCGTTGACGTCGTTAACGCCACGGGTGCCGCCGCTATTGATCGAGTCGCCGACACTGAACATATAGTTCGTCGCGCCACGTCCCGTAGCCGAACTGGCATCGCCGTCTGACGGACATTTCAACGAATCGATCTGGACCGAATACGGCGTGTAATTCCCGGCGGTACTATCCCATGGGCAAGGACCCCAGGCAGGATAGTTGGTGCTGTTGAATGTCGATGCGGACGACCATTGATCGTAGAGGGCATTCTGTTCAAAAAACGGCAACAGACGCATCCAGCCAGATCCGAACGCGCCATTCTTTACCGTACAGTCGGCACCTTGCGTGGTACCAGCTCTTTTGGGCGGGAAGGCCAGGTTGATGTCAGCATAGTTGTGAACCGCCAACGCCATTTGTTTCAAGTTGTTGGTGCACTGCATTCGACGGGCTGCTTCGCGCGCCTGTTGAACGGCAGGCAAAAGCAAAGCGATCAATACACCGATGATCGCGATCACAACCAACAGTTCGACTAGGGTAAACGCGCGCGCTTTCCCACGATGAAGTTTCATGGCAAGGTGTTCCTTGAAATGGGGTAGGGAGCCAATGCGGAGAATTGGCATTTGGAGGGATGTCGATGCACCGAGTGGGGTTTTCAGTGTAAGGAAGGAGTGCTGATGTGCATATCAACACATTAAGTATAACCTATGCGACAATTTTGGACAAATAAGCAAACTTTTCCTGAGAAAGAATCCGCCACTACAACAGCGGGCAAAATACCCCTCCACGGAGAGGGCATGCCTTTGATGTCAAGAGTCAGTCTTGCTTCCTTTGCAGCTTCTTCGCCGCTCGTTGCCGCTTAAGACTGGACAGAATGCTGGCGATGGGGGAAGAGTTTTGGCCATACTTGAATTCCAACTTCTGGATTTCAGCGTGGGCGGCCGCGCGGGCTGATTTCTCGGTAAGGAAACCGGTCATGTAAGACTGCAATAGCGGTTCGCCGCCGTCGACGCGGACACTGAACAGAATACGCGTCGAGATCGGGCTGGCCGGTCGCTGCGTGATTTCGATCTGATATTCGAGATAGCTCTCGACCAGCGGCTTCTGCATGCCGGCGCGTCGGATCGACTTCGGTTTCCCAGTTCCGTGGGCGGTGTGCTTGCGGAGATCGAACATTGCCAGGACTCCTTTTCCTGAAATCAACGATCAAGTGCGTTGAGTTTTACGTTTCCGAATTCTTTTTCGGCCCAAAATGAATCGCGCAGGCGTCGCCGCAGTCGTCGTCGGTACGCTTACCGAATCGATACCTTGCCGCGGCAACTTTTTGATAGAGCCAACTCCACAGCGGAAGCGATCCGGGGATATGCAACAGCGGCATCACCGGCCACAGCATCGCAATGCGGCGTGTGAGATACCGAAACGCCCCAGCACCACTGTGCTGCCGTCCTTGTGTGTCGATGACCCACATCTCTTCCATCATCTGGTCGTACGTCAAGTTCGGAGCGACCTCAGCAACCTTCGCGTCGTGAAGCGAGAGGAACGAAAGCCGCCGGCCCAAGTCAAGCCAATAAAGAATCCTCACACCGCCGGTACAGATTCGACAGTGACCGTCGTAAATCACGACAT
This genomic interval carries:
- a CDS encoding carboxypeptidase-like regulatory domain-containing protein, which translates into the protein MRSHLHAKIFLLLATITLAVSLGCSSEPPDDRPARSKVTGTVTLAGSPVEDARIQFHAANNSQGAIGQTKADGTFTLTTYVAGDGALPGDYVVTISKKEVESGLSEEEKLKMQEMGRPIPSPKTKELMPREYTKSTSSPLKVTVTADGENHFDFDVK
- a CDS encoding DUF1559 domain-containing protein translates to MKLHRGKARAFTLVELLVVIAIIGVLIALLLPAVQQAREAARRMQCTNNLKQMALAVHNYADINLAFPPKRAGTTQGADCTVKNGAFGSGWMRLLPFFEQNALYDQWSSASTFNSTNYPAWGPCPWDSTAGNYTPYSVQIDSLKCPSDGDASSATGRGATNYMFSVGDSINSGGTRGVNDVNESRGIFGNLGAKITFASITDGTSNTAMLSERLYGGTNKQLIGRGVASPGYDPMTAPNDCYNAVDPNNRRQFVSSATVTNWAGRYDHGSASHIGFNTVLPPNAPACGNDGNDNATDAVLPPSSQHPGGVLVAYGDASVSFVAETIDTGNTGAAPVNSGPSPYGVWGAIGSRDGGESVQIP
- a CDS encoding thiol-disulfide oxidoreductase DCC family protein; amino-acid sequence: MSIPTQTQARSDEKSLPSPKDRPKTDVVIYDGHCRICTGGVRILYWLDLGRRLSFLSLHDAKVAEVAPNLTYDQMMEEMWVIDTQGRQHSGAGAFRYLTRRIAMLWPVMPLLHIPGSLPLWSWLYQKVAAARYRFGKRTDDDCGDACAIHFGPKKNSET